One part of the [Limnothrix rosea] IAM M-220 genome encodes these proteins:
- a CDS encoding BrnT family toxin produces the protein MEFEWDEDKNIRNVRKHGISFEEASEVFKGRIFTTIDERYDYGEIREISIGTIQNVVIVTVAHTERNCKIRLISARKATPKERRSYYDYLARQTKGFTGNS, from the coding sequence ATGGAATTTGAATGGGACGAAGATAAAAATATTCGCAACGTCAGAAAACATGGCATTAGCTTTGAGGAAGCCTCTGAGGTTTTCAAAGGAAGAATATTCACCACAATAGATGAGCGTTACGACTATGGAGAAATTCGAGAAATAAGTATTGGCACAATTCAAAATGTTGTCATCGTGACTGTTGCTCACACCGAAAGAAACTGCAAAATTCGTTTAATCTCTGCTCGAAAAGCAACCCCAAAAGAACGTAGGAGCTACTATGACTATCTCGCCCGACAGACTAAAGGCTTTACAGGAAATTCCTGA
- a CDS encoding BrnA antitoxin family protein, producing MTISPDRLKALQEIPDEDIDTSDIPELDQSFWENAKLVEPPTEQAISISLDQDILDWFKAQGKSYQAHINQVLRSYILSQSNKK from the coding sequence ATGACTATCTCGCCCGACAGACTAAAGGCTTTACAGGAAATTCCTGACGAAGACATTGATACCTCTGATATTCCTGAGTTAGATCAGTCTTTTTGGGAGAATGCAAAACTTGTAGAACCACCTACAGAACAAGCTATTTCAATTTCTCTAGATCAAGATATTTTGGATTGGTTTAAAGCTCAAGGCAAAAGCTATCAGGCTCATATCAACCAAGTACTGCGTTCTTATATTCTTTCCCAAAGTAATAAGAAATAG
- a CDS encoding DUF6429 family protein, whose translation MNKKYDFKKFTGYNATKYKAIELCGKEFIDGLIAQKIFAKDDQFWILVCEKLEIPDMKEKEERERKLAEERREQEKKRLLNQKTIHCIRERKGWEISIFEMPESDIFSDKYCAVALKDGDFINHTSNPYYWGESWNVSYDRLCSLIDVKERSKASQIERDTQTKLMQQLYLIILYISGWDIHHTFNDEEPNKQNFYSIQSWISMDFGTLDLLEEKGLVDQPQTKGKHYRKRTYVEVTKEGIRKARQLLRELDFDGMQELLQKTAYHEEYIEDTSDF comes from the coding sequence ATGAATAAGAAGTACGATTTCAAGAAATTCACTGGATATAATGCGACTAAATATAAAGCAATCGAATTGTGTGGAAAAGAATTTATCGATGGACTTATAGCACAGAAAATTTTTGCTAAAGATGACCAATTCTGGATTCTAGTTTGTGAAAAACTTGAGATTCCAGATATGAAGGAAAAAGAAGAGAGAGAGCGTAAACTTGCAGAAGAAAGAAGAGAGCAAGAAAAGAAAAGATTACTTAACCAGAAGACTATACACTGCATTCGTGAACGAAAAGGCTGGGAAATTAGTATTTTTGAAATGCCTGAATCAGATATTTTCTCTGATAAATATTGTGCTGTTGCTCTGAAAGATGGCGACTTTATTAACCATACTAGTAATCCCTATTATTGGGGAGAATCATGGAATGTCTCATATGATAGGCTGTGTAGCTTAATTGATGTCAAAGAAAGAAGTAAGGCATCACAGATCGAAAGAGACACACAAACCAAGCTAATGCAGCAATTGTATTTGATAATTTTATATATTTCAGGATGGGACATTCACCACACTTTTAATGATGAAGAGCCAAATAAACAAAACTTTTACAGCATTCAATCTTGGATAAGTATGGATTTTGGAACCCTTGATCTTTTAGAAGAAAAAGGACTGGTTGATCAACCACAAACGAAAGGAAAACACTATAGAAAACGAACTTATGTAGAAGTGACAAAAGAAGGTATTCGAAAAGCTCGACAACTATTACGAGAGTTGGATTTCGATGGAATGCAAGAGCTTCTTCAGAAAACGGCTTATCATGAAGAGTATATTGAAGATACTAGTGATTTTTAA
- a CDS encoding DUF433 domain-containing protein, producing the protein MKIVVNRLNYIISNPEVLSGKPLVRGTRLSVEFLSGLSKQDWSEAEILENYPSLTTESIRAVLKALQLRQRPFPKK; encoded by the coding sequence TTGAAAATAGTTGTAAATCGCTTAAATTATATAATTTCAAACCCTGAAGTTTTGTCAGGTAAACCGTTAGTAAGAGGAACCAGGCTATCTGTTGAATTTTTATCGGGTCTTTCTAAGCAAGATTGGTCAGAAGCTGAAATTTTAGAGAATTATCCGTCTTTAACAACCGAATCAATCCGTGCAGTATTGAAGGCATTGCAACTCAGACAACGACCTTTCCCGAAGAAATAA
- a CDS encoding ABC transporter permease — MSSRSKALQYYILTRLMLAPLMLFTIVSVVFLLLRATPGDPADAILGNRAPEAAKAALREQLGLDLPLWLQYLTYLGQLLKFDLGTSLTSRGLDVWQVIQQHFPATVELTFFGMLVAVTIGVGVGMLSASRQGTIFDIGGRLFGIITYALPLFWMGMVVQLIFSVKLGWFPLGTRFPLNIDPPPSISGLYTLDSILTGNFLQLRTALYYLFLPCVTLGLLLSGIFERIVRVNLRQTLKSDYVEAARARGIPEHKILWNHALKNALIPVITVLGLTFAALLGGAVLTEVTFSWPGLGNRLYEAISLRDYPTVQGIMVFFGAIVVVMSLVIDIVNALIDPRIRY, encoded by the coding sequence ATGTCATCCCGCAGCAAAGCCCTCCAATACTACATTTTGACCCGCCTCATGTTGGCACCTCTAATGTTGTTTACCATTGTGAGCGTTGTGTTTTTACTGCTACGGGCGACTCCCGGTGACCCTGCCGATGCAATCCTAGGAAATCGCGCCCCAGAAGCGGCCAAAGCTGCCCTAAGAGAACAACTAGGTTTAGACTTACCCCTGTGGTTACAGTACCTGACCTATCTTGGTCAGCTGTTGAAATTTGATCTCGGCACCTCTCTGACCAGTCGAGGCTTAGATGTATGGCAGGTGATTCAGCAACATTTTCCTGCCACCGTTGAGCTGACTTTTTTTGGGATGTTGGTCGCTGTCACCATTGGCGTGGGAGTCGGCATGCTCTCCGCCTCGCGGCAAGGGACAATCTTTGATATTGGCGGTCGGCTGTTCGGCATTATCACCTACGCCTTGCCTTTATTTTGGATGGGCATGGTGGTACAGCTCATTTTCTCTGTCAAACTCGGTTGGTTCCCATTGGGCACAAGATTTCCTCTGAATATCGACCCGCCCCCCAGCATTTCGGGACTATACACCCTCGACAGCATTCTCACGGGTAATTTTTTGCAACTGCGAACAGCACTCTATTATTTGTTTTTACCTTGTGTAACGCTCGGATTATTACTCAGCGGCATCTTTGAAAGAATTGTGCGGGTAAATTTGCGGCAAACCCTAAAATCAGATTATGTAGAAGCGGCGAGGGCGAGAGGCATTCCAGAACACAAAATTTTATGGAACCACGCTCTAAAAAATGCACTTATTCCAGTCATTACGGTTCTAGGCTTAACCTTTGCGGCTTTGCTGGGCGGCGCGGTACTCACGGAAGTGACTTTTTCTTGGCCGGGTTTAGGCAATCGTTTGTACGAAGCGATTTCCCTGAGGGACTACCCGACAGTGCAAGGCATTATGGTCTTTTTTGGGGCGATCGTTGTCGTTATGAGTTTGGTGATTGATATTGTTAATGCGTTAATTGATCCTCGCATTCGCTATTAA
- a CDS encoding cation diffusion facilitator family transporter translates to MSDHHHAHNHLPQDTRQTVRRVLWLTLGLNLFVMGLKWIIGALTGSLSLQADALHSFTDSANNVLGLFANRFSSPEPDRDHPYGHQKFEAIGALGIAMFLGIACFEILQGAIAKLFIGQSETNISLNELSWLVLVLGINIFVAFYERNIGRKINSPILLADAKHTMGDIWVTLLVMFGLLGVWQAKVWGLPQFQWLDIILAFPVAALVFYSAWEVLTDNLPWLVDETAIAPEAIHQHVMAIPGVINCHDIASRGLLGRQVFIEMHLITTAEDVTTAHAITEAVEAKLKNIYAPARIMVHVEPRPYISDHIALDGYIDKSSYN, encoded by the coding sequence ATGTCAGACCATCACCATGCTCACAATCACTTACCGCAGGATACTCGTCAAACAGTGCGGCGCGTCCTCTGGCTTACCCTCGGCCTGAATCTCTTCGTCATGGGTTTGAAATGGATCATTGGGGCTTTGACGGGCTCTCTCAGTTTGCAAGCTGACGCGCTCCATAGCTTTACCGATAGTGCAAATAATGTCCTTGGTCTATTTGCCAATCGTTTTTCGTCCCCAGAGCCTGATCGTGATCATCCCTACGGTCACCAAAAGTTTGAGGCGATCGGTGCTCTCGGTATTGCAATGTTTTTGGGGATTGCCTGTTTTGAAATTTTGCAAGGGGCGATCGCCAAACTATTTATCGGTCAATCAGAAACAAATATCAGCCTCAACGAATTAAGCTGGCTCGTTCTCGTCCTCGGCATCAATATTTTTGTGGCCTTCTATGAGCGTAATATTGGCCGGAAAATTAACAGTCCGATTCTCCTAGCCGATGCGAAACATACCATGGGCGATATCTGGGTCACATTGCTCGTGATGTTCGGTTTATTAGGCGTTTGGCAGGCGAAAGTTTGGGGGCTCCCCCAATTCCAATGGCTCGATATTATCCTCGCCTTTCCCGTTGCAGCCTTAGTTTTCTACAGCGCTTGGGAAGTGCTTACTGATAATTTGCCTTGGCTAGTCGATGAAACGGCGATCGCCCCCGAAGCCATTCACCAACACGTAATGGCAATACCCGGCGTGATCAATTGCCACGACATCGCCTCACGGGGATTACTAGGACGACAAGTCTTTATTGAAATGCACCTCATCACAACAGCAGAAGATGTCACCACCGCCCACGCCATCACCGAAGCAGTCGAAGCCAAACTAAAAAACATCTACGCACCAGCCAGAATAATGGTGCATGTCGAGCCTAGGCCCTACATATCCGACCATATTGCCCTCGATGGGTATATTGACAAATCCTCGTACAACTAA
- the pyrR gene encoding bifunctional pyr operon transcriptional regulator/uracil phosphoribosyltransferase PyrR has protein sequence MTDSVIEILSAEEIRRTITRLASQIIEKAGNLSDVALLGLYTRGVPLAHNLAKQMELLENIQVPVGALDITFYRDDLDKISVRTPSKTDIPFDLNGRHLVLIDDVVFSGRTIRAALNAVNDYGRPELIRLAVLVDRGHRQLPVQPDFTGKKLPTAKDEKVKVYLQDVDGRDAVELIKT, from the coding sequence ATGACAGACAGTGTCATTGAGATTCTTTCCGCCGAAGAAATCCGTCGTACGATAACGCGCCTAGCGTCACAAATTATCGAAAAAGCTGGCAATTTATCCGATGTTGCCTTGCTGGGACTGTACACGCGCGGTGTACCCCTCGCACACAACCTTGCCAAGCAAATGGAGCTCCTAGAAAATATTCAAGTGCCTGTGGGAGCTTTAGATATCACTTTTTACCGTGATGATCTCGATAAAATTAGCGTTCGCACCCCTTCGAAAACTGATATCCCCTTTGACTTAAATGGTCGTCACCTTGTGTTGATTGACGATGTGGTGTTTAGTGGTCGAACGATTCGAGCGGCTTTAAATGCGGTGAATGATTATGGTCGCCCGGAGTTGATTCGCTTGGCTGTTTTGGTAGACCGTGGTCATCGGCAGTTACCGGTGCAGCCAGATTTTACGGGAAAGAAATTACCTACGGCAAAGGATGAAAAAGTAAAAGTCTATCTACAGGATGTGGATGGTCGCGATGCGGTGGAATTGATTAAAACTTAG
- a CDS encoding LuxR C-terminal-related transcriptional regulator, which produces MQATPDDQNQFVTKVAQLTRTQKQVLRLFLSGQDDGAIAVDLEIKDSTVRQHISRIANKLGVPSDKTDKGFRRRELVKQFRQFGIDGYTVADIHYCDEPAVPKVKDSAVEAEVEPKQAWQNDPNFVGREEAIAELDRLRKQGSKLVQIVAAGGQGKTTLARKYLYSRFDHVIEFAIAKETKDIASVQSLLEEKLRQIGKEPGRELMVSLERFKQHLQSKKIGILIDNLEPALDATGKFIGEYRSYVELLRTLNHCSLKSYSIITSRELLNESSISSDVYKLKGLKLEAWQKYFEYQSLIFLKEGKSLMEMHKSFGGNAKAMDVFSGVIKEDCEGKLENYWNSNRNFLLLEPTLENLVKEQFNRLLKLNLIDSYNLICRMGCYRYQDVSTIQKKGVIDLLWDTNETESEKAIKILKDRGLLESKQEKYWLHPIVREEAIQRLRVSSDWIKTNIKAAESWSKQFEKSDNEKDIISSFEAYYHYLSIEEFDQAAKTISRTKERANKSRFSFWTLLYQIGRLQQIKDSIYRLIDTQGISYELARLHDILGDLCLMSGEINAAKNSYQKCSLIAKKLDEQECFFNSDWFSSKGNLRVTSIFNMGLCLVFQWNLSSAIKYFEDVVFLTKSLNSDLRCHNNALVILCFLYSQLNENAKSQEYMKKYSSRFPDYNKSFWSIGHSYIFHGKACQNLKKKGESMESYLKALEFSKKVEYPRIQGQALVGIAELKRINLKYGSALIQHQDSVEIFKKIGGKCDLAEAYLQYALTYQSIRDKGNSQKYFDKALYLWSPEQINAPKQIERVRKVMNQSL; this is translated from the coding sequence ATGCAGGCTACCCCAGACGACCAGAATCAGTTTGTGACAAAAGTCGCACAGCTTACCCGTACACAAAAACAAGTGTTGCGTTTATTTCTCTCTGGTCAAGATGATGGGGCGATCGCCGTAGATTTAGAAATCAAGGACAGTACAGTGCGGCAGCACATTAGCCGCATTGCCAATAAGTTAGGGGTCCCATCGGATAAGACTGATAAGGGGTTTCGTCGTCGAGAGTTAGTGAAGCAATTTCGGCAATTCGGGATTGATGGTTATACGGTTGCGGATATCCACTACTGTGATGAACCTGCTGTTCCAAAGGTCAAAGATTCTGCTGTTGAAGCAGAGGTAGAACCGAAGCAAGCTTGGCAAAATGACCCAAATTTCGTGGGAAGAGAAGAGGCGATCGCTGAATTAGATCGGCTACGGAAGCAAGGTTCAAAGCTAGTTCAAATCGTAGCTGCTGGGGGGCAGGGTAAAACTACTCTCGCGCGAAAATACTTGTACAGTCGCTTTGACCATGTAATTGAGTTTGCGATCGCAAAAGAGACAAAAGATATTGCTTCAGTACAAAGTCTGCTGGAAGAAAAGCTACGGCAAATAGGAAAAGAGCCGGGACGAGAATTGATGGTTTCTCTAGAGCGATTTAAACAACACCTACAATCGAAAAAAATCGGGATACTAATAGATAATTTAGAGCCTGCCTTAGATGCAACAGGGAAATTTATTGGAGAATATCGTAGCTATGTAGAATTACTGAGAACTCTAAATCATTGCAGCCTAAAAAGTTATTCAATAATCACTAGCCGGGAATTATTAAACGAATCGAGCATTTCGTCTGATGTCTACAAGCTTAAGGGGCTAAAGCTTGAAGCATGGCAAAAATATTTTGAATATCAGTCATTGATTTTTTTAAAAGAAGGAAAGTCGCTTATGGAGATGCATAAATCTTTTGGCGGCAATGCAAAAGCAATGGATGTCTTTAGCGGAGTAATTAAAGAAGACTGTGAGGGAAAACTAGAAAATTACTGGAATAGTAATCGGAATTTTCTTTTACTTGAGCCAACTCTCGAGAATCTAGTAAAAGAACAATTCAACAGGCTTTTAAAGCTAAATCTAATAGATTCATATAATCTTATCTGTAGGATGGGATGCTATAGATATCAAGATGTTTCTACTATTCAAAAAAAAGGAGTCATAGATTTACTTTGGGATACTAATGAAACAGAGTCAGAGAAAGCTATAAAAATACTAAAAGATAGAGGTCTCTTAGAATCTAAACAAGAGAAATATTGGTTACACCCTATTGTAAGAGAAGAGGCAATTCAGAGATTGCGCGTTAGTTCCGACTGGATAAAAACCAATATTAAAGCTGCAGAATCTTGGAGTAAGCAGTTTGAAAAGAGTGATAATGAAAAAGATATTATTTCATCATTTGAAGCTTATTATCACTACTTAAGTATTGAAGAATTTGATCAAGCGGCAAAAACAATATCTAGAACTAAAGAAAGGGCAAACAAGTCAAGATTTTCTTTTTGGACACTTCTTTATCAAATAGGAAGACTACAACAGATTAAAGATTCCATTTATAGACTTATTGACACCCAAGGTATTAGTTATGAGTTAGCTCGACTCCATGATATTTTAGGAGATCTGTGTCTAATGTCTGGAGAAATAAATGCTGCAAAAAACTCTTATCAGAAATGTAGCTTAATCGCGAAGAAACTTGATGAACAAGAGTGTTTTTTTAATAGTGATTGGTTCTCTTCTAAGGGTAACTTACGAGTGACATCCATATTTAATATGGGATTATGCTTAGTTTTTCAGTGGAATTTGAGTTCTGCAATTAAATATTTTGAGGATGTCGTTTTTTTAACTAAGTCACTAAACTCAGATCTTAGATGTCACAATAATGCTCTAGTTATCTTATGTTTTTTGTATTCTCAACTAAACGAAAATGCTAAGTCTCAAGAGTATATGAAAAAGTATAGCTCTCGCTTCCCCGATTATAATAAAAGTTTTTGGAGTATTGGTCATTCCTATATTTTTCATGGTAAAGCTTGCCAAAATCTGAAAAAAAAAGGAGAAAGTATGGAGTCTTACCTCAAAGCATTAGAGTTCTCAAAAAAAGTTGAATATCCTAGAATTCAAGGTCAGGCTTTGGTCGGTATTGCCGAACTTAAACGTATTAATTTGAAGTATGGAAGTGCTTTAATTCAACATCAAGATTCAGTCGAAATATTCAAGAAAATCGGTGGCAAGTGCGACCTCGCTGAAGCTTACTTGCAATATGCATTAACTTACCAATCGATTAGAGATAAAGGTAACAGTCAGAAATATTTTGATAAAGCTTTATATCTTTGGAGTCCAGAGCAAATTAATGCGCCTAAACAAATTGAGAGAGTAAGAAAAGTAATGAATCAATCACTATGA
- a CDS encoding sigma-70 family RNA polymerase sigma factor: MAQPKRQPLLSLNNTLNTPEGDRREYLDLIASSENLWETCSWEEIRERIEIIINSTEWQSHHPQNRPEFNLAIFLNYKYHGMTYQAIASKLGVSRGYVISHWQRTFRPILQELLQDLWEAQN, translated from the coding sequence ATGGCTCAACCCAAACGCCAACCCCTGCTCTCCCTAAACAATACCCTCAACACACCAGAAGGCGATCGCCGTGAATATCTCGACCTTATAGCCTCTTCCGAAAACCTGTGGGAAACCTGTTCTTGGGAAGAAATCCGAGAGCGTATTGAAATAATCATCAACTCTACCGAGTGGCAAAGCCACCATCCCCAAAACCGACCAGAATTTAACCTTGCCATATTTCTCAACTACAAATATCACGGCATGACCTATCAGGCGATCGCCTCAAAATTAGGAGTAAGCAGAGGATATGTCATAAGTCACTGGCAAAGAACCTTTCGCCCAATCCTCCAAGAATTATTACAAGACCTCTGGGAAGCCCAAAATTGA
- a CDS encoding Uma2 family endonuclease, which yields MVQEIPSSTETSPIKYPDSDGQPMADNTLQFQWIVTIKENLELLFAPDPNVFVAGDLLWYPVEGNNKIRRAPDAMVVFGRPKGYRGSYQQWREDNIPPQVVFAIFSPGNSFLEMELKRRFYEQYGVEEYYLYHPQNNDLTGWVISENKLEVVESINGWVSPRLGIRFELTEMTLKIFRPDGEPFVSFQELDERRREAEKLRQIAEEQKQIAENKFESEQKMRQAAEDKLKKLQDKMREMGLELEE from the coding sequence ATGGTGCAAGAAATCCCATCGAGTACAGAAACCTCCCCGATTAAATATCCCGATAGTGATGGACAACCAATGGCGGATAACACTTTACAGTTTCAGTGGATTGTCACTATCAAAGAGAATTTAGAGTTATTGTTTGCGCCTGACCCGAATGTTTTTGTGGCAGGAGATTTGCTTTGGTATCCCGTCGAGGGGAATAACAAGATAAGACGAGCACCTGATGCGATGGTCGTTTTTGGTCGTCCGAAAGGTTATCGCGGTTCTTATCAACAATGGCGGGAAGATAATATTCCGCCGCAGGTAGTTTTTGCAATATTTTCGCCGGGGAATAGTTTCCTAGAGATGGAGCTAAAACGGCGTTTTTATGAGCAGTATGGTGTTGAGGAATATTATTTGTATCATCCGCAAAATAATGATTTAACGGGATGGGTGATTTCTGAGAATAAGTTAGAAGTTGTTGAGTCTATTAATGGTTGGGTCAGTCCTCGTCTGGGTATTCGTTTTGAGTTAACAGAAATGACATTAAAAATTTTTAGGCCGGATGGGGAACCGTTTGTTTCTTTTCAAGAATTGGATGAGCGTCGCCGGGAAGCTGAAAAACTCAGACAAATCGCGGAAGAGCAAAAGCAAATTGCTGAAAATAAATTTGAGTCTGAGCAAAAGATGAGGCAAGCTGCGGAAGATAAGTTGAAAAAGTTGCAGGACAAAATGCGGGAAATGGGTCTTGAGCTAGAGGAATAG